A single window of Lutzomyia longipalpis isolate SR_M1_2022 chromosome 1, ASM2433408v1 DNA harbors:
- the LOC129787501 gene encoding uncharacterized protein LOC129787501 isoform X3 has product MKLSVSAYRAHASAHKKILSSSYQTQFNYGSTAAASVSAPPPAAPAFFGMETSNTRTSTICQGVSNTLSPPDAISPPGITRTESNATSREDEEDSSNPASSECRSPGQRTKSNQRWMKLRTTVQISSAMQKKPPLKREDSFLKRFSTRQIPETQETIEDTGSEGATGEQDKSLKRRKRYIQKRKSVVNPDENFYFHWLMVLTFCVLYNLWALIVRQSFPELQDLASNFWFACDCISDIVFVLDVVVQLRTGYLEQGLMVYDDKKLAKHYIKSREFLLDLAALIPLDLLQIRFGTQPLLRFPRFFKVYRSIKFYYIVESRTVWPNLWRVVNLIHILLILAHWFGCFYFLLSEVEGFQGDWVYPYRPGDYATLTRKYLGSLYWSTLTLTTIGDLPTPETNAEPSNSADGPRSLPRRGLKSRLLQFGSNNGYVFTIVSYLIGVFIFATIVGQVGNVITNRNANRLEFERLLDGAKTYMRHHKVPGGMKRRVLRWYDYSWSRGRIQGGGDINTALGLLPDKLKTELALHVNLSVLKKVTIFQECQPEFLHDLVLKMKAYIFTPGDMICRKGEVAREMFIIADGILEVLSETGKVLTTMKAGDFFGEIGILNLDGLNKRTADVRSVGYSELFSLSREDVLAAMKDYPEAQEILQTLGRKRLMEVRCVNKRHAKIQSEKEAALAANLGDSSENSASKRIVEKLRSDVKGIKNVLRKSRTGRRSNESIELQPLHTGAALSGSKASKGVLRRMPRVKSDDIVNDDDHQKQVEKSPSPIGAGLPLLSRLRLLKEKQDREERAVKAAPPIVTSPHSHVTSTVSPQESIQEEPEPEVIGAGLPLMQRLKLLKQKEDRIAKEQQAKKQPVTTQSVIPVPATTTNILSNAPSIKQTSTIPIPGTCVTNPSPLPKPTLKVSFKDRIKALQGASATPTEPQISEKEESLSQPTTETTSDSMKQQLIPSTAAIIIAKISKPSTNLSLKDKIKSLGSGAPKEEPLKPWSKLKLATVVSSGGSYTSLNNSFQEESPTASLTRGIALDARPIVTPAITPTRPTDWKLPMRKGLKSKDSRTSVSDSEQSTSKQPKTKSFKLQTKSKNYRSVDDLSPEYSGLPFVKKLKILNERQKLAELEHVIQTRSFSLDCPEAVVTPVEEPLTRSHSEASGIARGKELRVCPTGVAIHELDYLQEPPSPGCNETLERRHLKSILKRMTEDEKSKETVDPPSQLADYEGVIRAPTMEGPPHSENSLIEATTDERTPFPTSLLSAQIPDTQTPQSTPAPLPLTLTTTTITKSPTIPTKENTRETSNNGRIIRDDTEEPSDHGKLISADSPFSLSKQRKFFKGSLEDQEYFGEVLFGVRQVIQNHLRDVQGKFQDKFYFMEAEIQKRDDIITQLKKRIAELERHDNGDSAMTPIGEVDREMGSSGSGSSISSIELPFMVSNRGDSLDTIFASSPPPPEQERRLKCRMKKRNSPKHRSERTNNRSWEESSDQESIEMQDLPRSLSPYRREVLVQDITGNLKRISADSVILNIEDSSASYSSSDSHVDGPDDEDEARDEELHCDDWEIRMLAAEMDRREQSETTLSVVAEPSGSHEEAPTVRRRRKRSDTDTEPSEQEPEVVTSRPRAGSLDHHNLRQGGFGSRPKSFFKAMSFDRNKDRL; this is encoded by the exons ATGAAACTCAGTGTTAGTGCATATCGCGCTCATGCATCAGCACACAAGAAGATCCTCTCAAGCAGTTACCAGACACAGTTCAATTACGGAAGTACAGCAGCTGCCTCTGTGTCAGCACCTCCACCCGCAGCTCCAGCATTCTTTGGG ATGGAGACTTCTAATACCCGCACATCTACAATTTGTCAGGGTGTGAGCAATACTTTGAGCCCACCTGATGCAATTAGTCCGCCTGGAATCACGAGAACAGAGTCAAATGCCACCTCTcgagaagatgaagaagactCGAGCAATCCGGCGTCGTCGGAATGCAGAAGTCCTGGGCAACG AACTAAATCGAACCAGCGATGGATGAAATTAAGAACAACTGTTCAGATATCATCGGCAATGCAAAAGAAACCACCACTGAAGAGAGAAGATTCTTTCCTCAAGCGTTTCTCCACACGTCAAATACCTGAAACACAGGAAACTATTGAAGACACTGGTTCAGAGGGAGCGACCGGGGAGCAGGATAAAAGTCTCAAGAGGCGCAAGAGATACATCCAAAAGCGAAAGAGTGTAGTCAACcctgatgaaaatttttacttcCATTGGCTCATGGTGCTAACATTTTGTGTCTTATACAATTTGTGGGCTCTTATTGTGCGTCAGAGTTTCCCAGAGCTTCag GATCTCGCATCCAATTTCTGGTTTGCCTGTGATTGCATCAGTGACATTGTATTTGTACTTGACGTAGTAGTTCAACTGAGGACGGGATATCTGGAACAAGGATTGATGGTGTACGATGataaaaaattagcaaaacaTTATATTAAGTCACGAGAATTTTTACTCGATTTGGCAGCCTTAATACCATTAGATCTGTTGCAAATTAGATTCGGAACACAACCTCTTTTGCGGTTTCCACGGTTTTTCAAG GTTTATAGGTCCATCAAATTTTACTACATCGTGGAGAGTAGAACAGTGTGGCCTAATTTGTGGAGAGTCgtcaatttaattcatattcTGTTGATTTTAGCGCATTGGTTTGGGTGCTTCTATTTTTTACTTTCGGAAGTCGAAGGATTTCag GGTGATTGGGTATATCCCTACCGTCCTGGAGATTATGCTACGCTAACAAGAAAATATCTCGGCAGCTTATACTGGTCCACGTTGACACTGACGACAATTGGGGATCTACCGACACCAGAAACGAATGCTGA GCCCTCGAACTCGGCGGACGGCCCCAGATCACTTCCGAGACGTGGCCTGAAATCACGATTACTTCAATTTGGTTCCAACAACGG GTATGTTTTCACCATTGTGAGTTATCTCATTGGAGTGTTTATTTTTGCAACGATTGTGGGCCAAGTTGGCAATGTCATAACCAATCGCAATGCCAATCGATTGGAATTTGAGCGTCTCCTCGATGGTGCGAAAACCTACATGCGTCACCACAag GTTCCTGGTGGCATGAAAAGGCGTGTGCTCAGATGGTATGACTACAGCTGGTCTAGAGGACGCATACAAGGTGGTGGCGACATTAACACTGCACTTGGTCTCTTGCCAGACAAGCTTAAGACAGAATTAGCACTACACGTGAATTTGAGTGTGCTGAAAAAA GtaacaatttttcaagaatGTCAGCCGGAATTTTTACATGATTTAGTATTGAAAATGAAGGCTTATATTTTTACACCTGGAGACATGATCTGCCGAAAGGGTGAGGTGGCGAGGGAGATGTTCATTATTGCAGATGGAATACTAGAAGTGCTAAGTGAAACAGGGAAGGTGTTAACTACAATGAAAGCCGGTGATTTCTTCGGAGAAATTGGAATCCTCAATCTTGATGGTCTCAATAA GCGTACAGCAGATGTTCGTTCCGTGGGATATTCGGAGCTATTTTCACTTTCACGAGAAGATGTTCTGGCAGCCATGAAGGATTACCCAGAAGCACAGGAAATCCTCCAGACACTGGGTCGGAAGCGTCTAATGGAGGTACGGTGTGTAAATAAGAGACATGCAAAGATACAGAGTGAAAAGGAAGCAGCTCTGGCGGCAAATCTGGGTGATAGTTCCGAGAATAGTGCATCAAAAAggattgttgaaaaattacgATCTGACGTGAAGGGgatcaaaaatgttttaaggaAATCCAG aACTGGAAGGCGGAGTAATGAATCTATTGAACTGCAGCCCCTTCATACAGGTGCAGCATTAAGTGGAAGCAAAGCCTCCAAGGGAGTTCTCAGACGAATGCCACGAGTGAAATCTGATGACATTGTTAATGACGATGATCACCAAAAGCAAGTGGAAAAATCCCCAAGTCCCATTGGAGCGGGTCTTCCTTTGCTTTCGCGACTTCGCCTTTTGAAGGAGAAACAA GATCGTGAAGAACGTGCTGTGAAAGCTGCACCTCCAATTGTAACATCCCCACATTCTCATGTAACATCCACTGTATCACCACAGGAGTCAATTCAGGAGGAGCCAGAACCAGAAGTTATCGGGGCGGGTCTCCCATTAATGCAGCGACTAAAACTTCTCAAGCAAAAAGAAGATAGAATAGCTAAGGAACAACAAGCAAAG AAACAACCTGTAACAACACAGAGCGTAATACCAGTTCCTGCTACTACAACAAATATTCTCTCAAATGCACCAAGTATTAAGCAAACCTCTACTATCCCAATTCCGGGAACTTGTGTCACTAATCCGTCCCCACTGCCAAAACCCACACTTAAAGTATCCTTCAAAGACCGCATTAAGGCACTTCAGGGTGCCTCAGCGACACCCACTGAACCGCAAATATCCGAAAAGGAGGAGAGCTTATCGCAACCAACGACTGAAACAACTAGCGATAGCATGAAGCAGCAACTAATACCATCAACTGCAGCAATTATCATAGCAAAAATATCGAAACCGTCCACGAATCTTTCACTAAAAGACAAGATAAAGTCGTTGGGTAGTGGAGCACCCAAAGAGGAACCACTGAAACCCTGGTCTAAGCTGAAGCTTGCCACAGTTGTAAGTTCTGGTGGAAGCTACACAAGTCTCAATAATAGCTTTCAAGAGGAATCTCCAACAGCATCTTTGACTAGAGGTATTGCATTGGATGCTAGACCGATTGTCACCCCTGCAATTACCCCTACGAGACCAACAGACTGGAAATTACCAATGAGGAAGGGATTGAAAAGTAAAGATAGCAGAACAAGTGTGAGTGATAGTGAACAATCCACCTCGAAGCAGCCCAAGacgaaatcatttaaattgcaaacaaAGTCAAAGAACTACAGATCAGTGGATGATCTCTCACCAGAGTACAGTGGTTTGCCGTTCgttaaaaagctcaaaatctTGAATGAACGACAAAAATTGGCAGAGTTGGAGCATGTGATTCAAACAAGAAGCTTTAGCCTCGATTGTCCTGAGGCCGTTGTAACACCCGTGGAGGAGCCATTGACGCGCAGCCATAGTGAAGCATCGGGTATCGCCAGAGGGAAGGAGCTGAGAGTGTGTCCAACTGGTGTTGCCATCCACGAACTGGATTACCTACAGGAACCCCCATCGCCTGGATGCAATGAAACTCTCGAGAGGCGCCACCTTAAAAGTATCCTGAAGCGTATGACTGAGGATGAGAAGTCGAAAGAAACAGTTGACCCACCAAGTCAACTGGCGGACTATGAGGGTGTAATAAGAGCCCCAACGATGGAAGG TCCGCCACACAGTGAAAATTCACTGATTGAGGCGACAACAGACGAACGAACGCCCTTTCCTACATCACTACTCAGCGCACAGATCCCTGACACCCAAACCCCCCAATCTACACCCGCTCCACTCCCTCTCACACTCACAACAACAACAATCACCAAAAGCCCCACGATCCCCACGAAGGAGAACACGCGTGAAACTTCCAACAATGGACGTATCATACGGGATGATACGGAGGAGCCCTCAGACCATGGGAAGCTCATATCCGCTGACTCACCTTTCAGTTTGTCAAAGCAgaggaaattcttcaaag GATCACTTGAGGATCAGGAATATTTTGGTGAAGTACTATTTGGTGTTCGTCAAGTAATACAGAATCACCTACGTGATGTACAGGGCAAGTTTCAAGATAAATTCTACTTCATGGAGGCGGAAATCCAGAAGCGCGATGATATTATCACACAACTGAAGAAGCGCATTGCTGAACTTGAGAGGCATGACAATGGGGACAGTGCAATGACGCCCATTGGGGAGGTAGATCGTGAGATGGGTTCATCGGGATCAGGTAGTTCAATATCGAGTATTGAGCTACCATTTATGGTGAGTAAT CGAGGTGATTCATTGGATACAATTTTTGCCTCATCACCACCTCCACCAGAGCAAGAGCGAAGACTAAAGTGTAGgatgaagaagagaaattccCCGAAGCATCGTAGTGAACGCACAAATAATCGATCCTGGGAGGAGAGTAGTGATCAGGAGAGTATTGAGATGCAAGATTTACCACGATCTCTCAGCCCATACAGGCGAGAGGTGCTAGTGCAGGATATCACAGGGAATCTCAAGAGGATAAGTGCTGACAGTGTGATCCTCAATATCGAAGATAGCTCAGCTAGCTACAGCTCAAGTGATTCACATGTCGATGGACCCGATGATGAAGATGAAGCGCGCGACGAAGAGCTTCACTGTGACGACTGGGAAATTCGGATGCTTGCAGCTGAGATGGATCGCCGAGAGCAGTCTGAGACGACACTTTCAGTGGTTGCAGAACCATCGGGAAGTCACGAGGAAGCACCTACGGTACGAAGGAGGCGGAAACGAAGTGATACGGACACGGAACCGAGTGAACAAGAACCGGAAGTTGTCACAAGTAGACCCCGAGCCGGTAGTTTAGATCATCACAACCTAAGACAAGGTGGATTTGGAAGCCGTCCCAAAAGCTTCTTCAAAGCAATGAGTTTTGATCGCAACAAAGACAGACTCTGA
- the LOC129787501 gene encoding uncharacterized protein LOC129787501 isoform X5 yields MKLSVSAYRAHASAHKKILSSSYQTQFNYGSTAAASVSAPPPAAPAFFGMETSNTRTSTICQGVSNTLSPPDAISPPGITRTESNATSREDEEDSSNPASSECRSPGQRTKSNQRWMKLRTTVQISSAMQKKPPLKREDSFLKRFSTRQIPETQETIEDTGSEGATGEQDKSLKRRKRYIQKRKSVVNPDENFYFHWLMVLTFCVLYNLWALIVRQSFPELQDLASNFWFACDCISDIVFVLDVVVQLRTGYLEQGLMVYDDKKLAKHYIKSREFLLDLAALIPLDLLQIRFGTQPLLRFPRFFKVYRSIKFYYIVESRTVWPNLWRVVNLIHILLILAHWFGCFYFLLSEVEGFQGDWVYPYRPGDYATLTRKYLGSLYWSTLTLTTIGDLPTPETNAEPSNSADGPRSLPRRGLKSRLLQFGSNNGYVFTIVSYLIGVFIFATIVGQVGNVITNRNANRLEFERLLDGAKTYMRHHKVPGGMKRRVLRWYDYSWSRGRIQGGGDINTALGLLPDKLKTELALHVNLSVLKKVTIFQECQPEFLHDLVLKMKAYIFTPGDMICRKGEVAREMFIIADGILEVLSETGKVLTTMKAGDFFGEIGILNLDGLNKRTADVRSVGYSELFSLSREDVLAAMKDYPEAQEILQTLGRKRLMEVRCVNKRHAKIQSEKEAALAANLGDSSENSASKRIVEKLRSDVKGIKNVLRKSRTGRRSNESIELQPLHTGAALSGSKASKGVLRRMPRVKSDDIVNDDDHQKQVEKSPSPIGAGLPLLSRLRLLKEKQESIQEEPEPEVIGAGLPLMQRLKLLKQKEDRIAKEQQAKKQPVTTQSVIPVPATTTNILSNAPSIKQTSTIPIPGTCVTNPSPLPKPTLKVSFKDRIKALQGASATPTEPQISEKEESLSQPTTETTSDSMKQQLIPSTAAIIIAKISKPSTNLSLKDKIKSLGSGAPKEEPLKPWSKLKLATVVSSGGSYTSLNNSFQEESPTASLTRGIALDARPIVTPAITPTRPTDWKLPMRKGLKSKDSRTSVSDSEQSTSKQPKTKSFKLQTKSKNYRSVDDLSPEYSGLPFVKKLKILNERQKLAELEHVIQTRSFSLDCPEAVVTPVEEPLTRSHSEASGIARGKELRVCPTGVAIHELDYLQEPPSPGCNETLERRHLKSILKRMTEDEKSKETVDPPSQLADYEGVIRAPTMEGYVARHSKFIKSVTFNNTLSSPPHSENSLIEATTDERTPFPTSLLSAQIPDTQTPQSTPAPLPLTLTTTTITKSPTIPTKENTRETSNNGRIIRDDTEEPSDHGKLISADSPFSLSKQRKFFKGSLEDQEYFGEVLFGVRQVIQNHLRDVQGKFQDKFYFMEAEIQKRDDIITQLKKRIAELERHDNGDSAMTPIGEVDREMGSSGSGSSISSIELPFMVSNRGDSLDTIFASSPPPPEQERRLKCRMKKRNSPKHRSERTNNRSWEESSDQESIEMQDLPRSLSPYRREVLVQDITGNLKRISADSVILNIEDSSASYSSSDSHVDGPDDEDEARDEELHCDDWEIRMLAAEMDRREQSETTLSVVAEPSGSHEEAPTVRRRRKRSDTDTEPSEQEPEVVTSRPRAGSLDHHNLRQGGFGSRPKSFFKAMSFDRNKDRL; encoded by the exons ATGAAACTCAGTGTTAGTGCATATCGCGCTCATGCATCAGCACACAAGAAGATCCTCTCAAGCAGTTACCAGACACAGTTCAATTACGGAAGTACAGCAGCTGCCTCTGTGTCAGCACCTCCACCCGCAGCTCCAGCATTCTTTGGG ATGGAGACTTCTAATACCCGCACATCTACAATTTGTCAGGGTGTGAGCAATACTTTGAGCCCACCTGATGCAATTAGTCCGCCTGGAATCACGAGAACAGAGTCAAATGCCACCTCTcgagaagatgaagaagactCGAGCAATCCGGCGTCGTCGGAATGCAGAAGTCCTGGGCAACG AACTAAATCGAACCAGCGATGGATGAAATTAAGAACAACTGTTCAGATATCATCGGCAATGCAAAAGAAACCACCACTGAAGAGAGAAGATTCTTTCCTCAAGCGTTTCTCCACACGTCAAATACCTGAAACACAGGAAACTATTGAAGACACTGGTTCAGAGGGAGCGACCGGGGAGCAGGATAAAAGTCTCAAGAGGCGCAAGAGATACATCCAAAAGCGAAAGAGTGTAGTCAACcctgatgaaaatttttacttcCATTGGCTCATGGTGCTAACATTTTGTGTCTTATACAATTTGTGGGCTCTTATTGTGCGTCAGAGTTTCCCAGAGCTTCag GATCTCGCATCCAATTTCTGGTTTGCCTGTGATTGCATCAGTGACATTGTATTTGTACTTGACGTAGTAGTTCAACTGAGGACGGGATATCTGGAACAAGGATTGATGGTGTACGATGataaaaaattagcaaaacaTTATATTAAGTCACGAGAATTTTTACTCGATTTGGCAGCCTTAATACCATTAGATCTGTTGCAAATTAGATTCGGAACACAACCTCTTTTGCGGTTTCCACGGTTTTTCAAG GTTTATAGGTCCATCAAATTTTACTACATCGTGGAGAGTAGAACAGTGTGGCCTAATTTGTGGAGAGTCgtcaatttaattcatattcTGTTGATTTTAGCGCATTGGTTTGGGTGCTTCTATTTTTTACTTTCGGAAGTCGAAGGATTTCag GGTGATTGGGTATATCCCTACCGTCCTGGAGATTATGCTACGCTAACAAGAAAATATCTCGGCAGCTTATACTGGTCCACGTTGACACTGACGACAATTGGGGATCTACCGACACCAGAAACGAATGCTGA GCCCTCGAACTCGGCGGACGGCCCCAGATCACTTCCGAGACGTGGCCTGAAATCACGATTACTTCAATTTGGTTCCAACAACGG GTATGTTTTCACCATTGTGAGTTATCTCATTGGAGTGTTTATTTTTGCAACGATTGTGGGCCAAGTTGGCAATGTCATAACCAATCGCAATGCCAATCGATTGGAATTTGAGCGTCTCCTCGATGGTGCGAAAACCTACATGCGTCACCACAag GTTCCTGGTGGCATGAAAAGGCGTGTGCTCAGATGGTATGACTACAGCTGGTCTAGAGGACGCATACAAGGTGGTGGCGACATTAACACTGCACTTGGTCTCTTGCCAGACAAGCTTAAGACAGAATTAGCACTACACGTGAATTTGAGTGTGCTGAAAAAA GtaacaatttttcaagaatGTCAGCCGGAATTTTTACATGATTTAGTATTGAAAATGAAGGCTTATATTTTTACACCTGGAGACATGATCTGCCGAAAGGGTGAGGTGGCGAGGGAGATGTTCATTATTGCAGATGGAATACTAGAAGTGCTAAGTGAAACAGGGAAGGTGTTAACTACAATGAAAGCCGGTGATTTCTTCGGAGAAATTGGAATCCTCAATCTTGATGGTCTCAATAA GCGTACAGCAGATGTTCGTTCCGTGGGATATTCGGAGCTATTTTCACTTTCACGAGAAGATGTTCTGGCAGCCATGAAGGATTACCCAGAAGCACAGGAAATCCTCCAGACACTGGGTCGGAAGCGTCTAATGGAGGTACGGTGTGTAAATAAGAGACATGCAAAGATACAGAGTGAAAAGGAAGCAGCTCTGGCGGCAAATCTGGGTGATAGTTCCGAGAATAGTGCATCAAAAAggattgttgaaaaattacgATCTGACGTGAAGGGgatcaaaaatgttttaaggaAATCCAG aACTGGAAGGCGGAGTAATGAATCTATTGAACTGCAGCCCCTTCATACAGGTGCAGCATTAAGTGGAAGCAAAGCCTCCAAGGGAGTTCTCAGACGAATGCCACGAGTGAAATCTGATGACATTGTTAATGACGATGATCACCAAAAGCAAGTGGAAAAATCCCCAAGTCCCATTGGAGCGGGTCTTCCTTTGCTTTCGCGACTTCGCCTTTTGAAGGAGAAACAA GAGTCAATTCAGGAGGAGCCAGAACCAGAAGTTATCGGGGCGGGTCTCCCATTAATGCAGCGACTAAAACTTCTCAAGCAAAAAGAAGATAGAATAGCTAAGGAACAACAAGCAAAG AAACAACCTGTAACAACACAGAGCGTAATACCAGTTCCTGCTACTACAACAAATATTCTCTCAAATGCACCAAGTATTAAGCAAACCTCTACTATCCCAATTCCGGGAACTTGTGTCACTAATCCGTCCCCACTGCCAAAACCCACACTTAAAGTATCCTTCAAAGACCGCATTAAGGCACTTCAGGGTGCCTCAGCGACACCCACTGAACCGCAAATATCCGAAAAGGAGGAGAGCTTATCGCAACCAACGACTGAAACAACTAGCGATAGCATGAAGCAGCAACTAATACCATCAACTGCAGCAATTATCATAGCAAAAATATCGAAACCGTCCACGAATCTTTCACTAAAAGACAAGATAAAGTCGTTGGGTAGTGGAGCACCCAAAGAGGAACCACTGAAACCCTGGTCTAAGCTGAAGCTTGCCACAGTTGTAAGTTCTGGTGGAAGCTACACAAGTCTCAATAATAGCTTTCAAGAGGAATCTCCAACAGCATCTTTGACTAGAGGTATTGCATTGGATGCTAGACCGATTGTCACCCCTGCAATTACCCCTACGAGACCAACAGACTGGAAATTACCAATGAGGAAGGGATTGAAAAGTAAAGATAGCAGAACAAGTGTGAGTGATAGTGAACAATCCACCTCGAAGCAGCCCAAGacgaaatcatttaaattgcaaacaaAGTCAAAGAACTACAGATCAGTGGATGATCTCTCACCAGAGTACAGTGGTTTGCCGTTCgttaaaaagctcaaaatctTGAATGAACGACAAAAATTGGCAGAGTTGGAGCATGTGATTCAAACAAGAAGCTTTAGCCTCGATTGTCCTGAGGCCGTTGTAACACCCGTGGAGGAGCCATTGACGCGCAGCCATAGTGAAGCATCGGGTATCGCCAGAGGGAAGGAGCTGAGAGTGTGTCCAACTGGTGTTGCCATCCACGAACTGGATTACCTACAGGAACCCCCATCGCCTGGATGCAATGAAACTCTCGAGAGGCGCCACCTTAAAAGTATCCTGAAGCGTATGACTGAGGATGAGAAGTCGAAAGAAACAGTTGACCCACCAAGTCAACTGGCGGACTATGAGGGTGTAATAAGAGCCCCAACGATGGAAGGGTACGTGGCAAGACACAGCAAATTTATAAAGAGCGTAACCTTCAATAACACTCTTTCCAGTCCGCCACACAGTGAAAATTCACTGATTGAGGCGACAACAGACGAACGAACGCCCTTTCCTACATCACTACTCAGCGCACAGATCCCTGACACCCAAACCCCCCAATCTACACCCGCTCCACTCCCTCTCACACTCACAACAACAACAATCACCAAAAGCCCCACGATCCCCACGAAGGAGAACACGCGTGAAACTTCCAACAATGGACGTATCATACGGGATGATACGGAGGAGCCCTCAGACCATGGGAAGCTCATATCCGCTGACTCACCTTTCAGTTTGTCAAAGCAgaggaaattcttcaaag GATCACTTGAGGATCAGGAATATTTTGGTGAAGTACTATTTGGTGTTCGTCAAGTAATACAGAATCACCTACGTGATGTACAGGGCAAGTTTCAAGATAAATTCTACTTCATGGAGGCGGAAATCCAGAAGCGCGATGATATTATCACACAACTGAAGAAGCGCATTGCTGAACTTGAGAGGCATGACAATGGGGACAGTGCAATGACGCCCATTGGGGAGGTAGATCGTGAGATGGGTTCATCGGGATCAGGTAGTTCAATATCGAGTATTGAGCTACCATTTATGGTGAGTAAT CGAGGTGATTCATTGGATACAATTTTTGCCTCATCACCACCTCCACCAGAGCAAGAGCGAAGACTAAAGTGTAGgatgaagaagagaaattccCCGAAGCATCGTAGTGAACGCACAAATAATCGATCCTGGGAGGAGAGTAGTGATCAGGAGAGTATTGAGATGCAAGATTTACCACGATCTCTCAGCCCATACAGGCGAGAGGTGCTAGTGCAGGATATCACAGGGAATCTCAAGAGGATAAGTGCTGACAGTGTGATCCTCAATATCGAAGATAGCTCAGCTAGCTACAGCTCAAGTGATTCACATGTCGATGGACCCGATGATGAAGATGAAGCGCGCGACGAAGAGCTTCACTGTGACGACTGGGAAATTCGGATGCTTGCAGCTGAGATGGATCGCCGAGAGCAGTCTGAGACGACACTTTCAGTGGTTGCAGAACCATCGGGAAGTCACGAGGAAGCACCTACGGTACGAAGGAGGCGGAAACGAAGTGATACGGACACGGAACCGAGTGAACAAGAACCGGAAGTTGTCACAAGTAGACCCCGAGCCGGTAGTTTAGATCATCACAACCTAAGACAAGGTGGATTTGGAAGCCGTCCCAAAAGCTTCTTCAAAGCAATGAGTTTTGATCGCAACAAAGACAGACTCTGA